One stretch of Streptomyces sp. A2-16 DNA includes these proteins:
- a CDS encoding PLP-dependent aminotransferase family protein: MQERSSVSELAEQLRRELDRYSPEGKLPSSRTLVERFRVSPVTVSRALAQLAAEGLVVTRPGAGAFRAPARTATTATGDTSWQEVALSADGAADLVPRSVDASGVLVSLAAPPPGVIEFNGGYLHPSLQPERAMSAALARAGRRPGAWGRPPTEGLPELREWFARNIGGAITAAEVLITAGGQSALTTALRALAPPGAPVLVESPTYPGMLAIARSAGLRPVPVPVDPAGVKPDLLADAFRATGARVFVCQPLFQNPTGAVLAPERRGEVLRIAREAGAFVVEDDFVRRLVHEDAGPLPRPLAADDPDGVVVHVGSLTKATSPSFRVSALAARGPVLERLRAIQIVDTFFVPRPLQEAALELVGSPAWPRHLRSISAELKARRDTMTTALRLDLPELALPHIPSGGYHLWLRLPEGTESALTSAALRAGVAITPGRPYFSAEPPAGHVRLSFAAVAGPQEIREGVRRLRTACAEVL; encoded by the coding sequence ATGCAAGAGCGTAGCAGCGTCAGTGAACTGGCAGAACAACTGCGGCGAGAGCTGGACCGCTACTCACCTGAAGGAAAGCTCCCGTCGAGCCGGACCCTTGTGGAGAGGTTCCGGGTCAGTCCCGTGACCGTCTCCCGCGCCCTCGCCCAGCTCGCCGCCGAGGGACTCGTGGTCACCCGCCCCGGCGCCGGCGCCTTCCGCGCACCGGCCCGCACGGCCACCACCGCGACCGGGGACACCTCCTGGCAGGAGGTCGCGCTGAGCGCGGACGGCGCCGCCGACCTCGTGCCGCGGTCGGTCGACGCGTCCGGTGTCCTGGTCTCGCTGGCCGCCCCGCCGCCCGGGGTGATCGAGTTCAACGGCGGCTATCTGCACCCCTCCCTCCAGCCCGAACGCGCGATGTCCGCCGCCCTGGCCCGCGCGGGCCGCCGCCCCGGAGCCTGGGGGCGACCACCGACGGAGGGACTGCCCGAACTGCGCGAGTGGTTCGCGCGGAACATCGGCGGCGCGATCACCGCCGCGGAGGTGCTGATCACCGCGGGCGGCCAGTCGGCGCTCACGACGGCACTGCGCGCGCTGGCCCCGCCCGGCGCACCCGTCCTCGTCGAGTCGCCCACCTATCCCGGCATGCTGGCCATCGCGCGCTCCGCGGGGCTGCGTCCCGTCCCCGTCCCGGTGGACCCGGCCGGGGTGAAGCCGGACCTGCTCGCCGACGCCTTCCGGGCGACCGGCGCCCGGGTGTTCGTCTGCCAGCCGCTCTTCCAGAACCCGACCGGCGCGGTACTGGCCCCCGAACGCCGGGGCGAGGTGCTGCGGATCGCCCGCGAGGCCGGCGCCTTCGTCGTCGAGGACGACTTCGTACGACGGCTCGTGCACGAGGACGCCGGCCCGCTGCCGCGTCCGCTGGCCGCCGACGACCCCGACGGAGTCGTCGTCCATGTCGGCTCACTGACCAAGGCGACCTCGCCGAGCTTCCGGGTGAGCGCGCTCGCCGCACGCGGCCCGGTGCTGGAACGCCTGCGCGCCATCCAGATCGTCGACACCTTCTTCGTGCCCCGCCCGCTCCAGGAGGCGGCCCTGGAACTCGTCGGCTCGCCGGCCTGGCCCCGCCATCTGCGGTCGATCTCGGCGGAATTGAAGGCCCGCCGCGACACCATGACCACCGCCCTGCGCCTGGACCTCCCCGAACTCGCCCTCCCGCACATCCCGTCGGGCGGCTACCACCTGTGGCTGCGCCTGCCCGAGGGCACGGAGTCCGCGCTGACCTCGGCCGCACTGCGCGCGGGCGTCGCGATCACCCCAGGCCGCCCGTACTTCAGCGCGGAGCCCCCGGCGGGTCATGTGCGGCTGAGCTTCGCGGCGGTGGCGGGCCCGCAGGAGATCCGGGAAGGCGTACGACGGCTGCGGACCGCCTGCGCGGAGGTGCTCTAG
- a CDS encoding DUF1918 domain-containing protein, which yields MRATVGDQLVQHGRVVGQQDKVGEIVEVMGQEGNPPYRVRFQDGHEGVCSPGPDTEIRHRFQQTGR from the coding sequence ATGCGTGCAACCGTGGGCGACCAGCTTGTCCAGCACGGCAGGGTGGTCGGACAGCAGGACAAGGTCGGCGAGATCGTCGAGGTGATGGGTCAGGAGGGCAACCCCCCGTACCGCGTCCGCTTCCAGGACGGGCACGAGGGCGTGTGCTCACCGGGGCCCGACACCGAGATCAGGCACCGCTTCCAGCAGACCGGCCGGTGA
- a CDS encoding DMT family transporter, whose product MRVQSSATAPTGIAVTGPPRTFGTVQAALGVAAFSLTFPATAWGLEGFGPWSLVAVRSVLAALIAGGCLLALRVAPPSRSAWPGLAVVAAGVVVGFPLLTTLALRTSTTAHAAVVVGLLPLTTALLSALRVGARPSRTFWTASLAGAAAVVAFTVQQSGGALTTADLYLFTALLVCAAGYTEGGRLARVMPGWQVIAWALVLCLPVSVPAAALALSYEPVHLTAHGVAGLLWVAAGSQFLGLVVWYRGMAAIGIPKASQLQLAQPLLTLVWSVLLLGEHLTVAAPLTAAAVLVCIAVTQRARG is encoded by the coding sequence ATGAGAGTACAGAGTAGCGCTACTGCACCGACCGGGATAGCGGTCACCGGCCCGCCCAGGACCTTCGGCACCGTCCAGGCCGCTCTCGGGGTCGCCGCGTTCTCCCTCACCTTCCCGGCCACCGCGTGGGGGCTCGAAGGCTTCGGGCCCTGGTCCCTCGTCGCGGTCCGCAGCGTCCTGGCGGCGCTGATCGCCGGCGGCTGTCTGCTGGCACTGCGCGTGGCGCCGCCGAGCCGCAGTGCCTGGCCGGGGCTCGCGGTCGTGGCCGCCGGGGTCGTCGTCGGGTTCCCGCTGCTGACCACGCTCGCCCTGCGGACGTCGACCACCGCGCACGCCGCCGTCGTGGTCGGTCTGCTCCCCCTGACGACCGCGCTGCTGTCCGCCCTGCGGGTCGGCGCCCGCCCCTCGCGCACCTTCTGGACGGCCTCGCTCGCGGGTGCCGCCGCGGTGGTCGCCTTCACCGTGCAGCAGAGCGGTGGCGCCCTGACCACCGCCGACCTGTATCTCTTCACCGCGCTGCTGGTGTGCGCGGCCGGCTACACCGAGGGCGGCCGGCTGGCCCGGGTCATGCCCGGCTGGCAGGTCATCGCGTGGGCGCTGGTGCTGTGCCTGCCGGTCAGCGTGCCGGCGGCGGCGCTCGCGCTCTCGTACGAGCCGGTGCACCTCACCGCGCACGGCGTCGCCGGGCTGCTGTGGGTGGCGGCGGGCTCGCAGTTCCTCGGGCTGGTCGTCTGGTACCGGGGCATGGCGGCGATCGGGATCCCCAAGGCCAGCCAGTTGCAGTTGGCCCAGCCCCTGCTCACACTGGTGTGGTCGGTGCTGCTGCTCGGCGAGCACCTGACGGTGGCCGCCCCGCTGACGGCCGCGGCGGTGCTCGTGTGCATCGCCGTCACCCAGCGGGCCCGGGGCTGA